One Amycolatopsis sp. NBC_00355 genomic window carries:
- a CDS encoding SRPBCC family protein has protein sequence MTSERFEVTRKVEAPPEKVFALLTDPQGHVAIDSSGMLQSADGEPVRGTGDEFVVHMDREALNDVPMGKYDVTVVITEYEQDSRLEWTISGTIQPPIRHLYGYRLEADGTGTLVTSYYDWSRIEQRYRDKIDFPIIPETALRATLGILARTVE, from the coding sequence ATGACGTCAGAACGGTTCGAAGTGACCCGCAAGGTCGAGGCGCCGCCGGAAAAGGTGTTCGCCCTGCTGACCGATCCCCAGGGGCACGTCGCCATCGACAGCTCCGGGATGCTGCAGTCCGCGGACGGCGAACCGGTGCGCGGGACCGGTGACGAGTTCGTCGTCCACATGGACCGCGAAGCCCTCAACGACGTGCCGATGGGCAAGTACGACGTCACGGTGGTCATCACGGAGTACGAGCAGGACAGCCGGCTGGAGTGGACGATCTCCGGCACCATCCAGCCGCCGATCCGGCACCTCTACGGCTACCGGCTCGAGGCGGACGGCACCGGCACGCTCGTGACGTCGTACTACGACTGGAGCCGGATCGAACAGCGGTACCGGGACAAGATCGACTTCCCGATCATCCCCGAGACGGCGTTGCGCGCCACCCTCGGCATCCTGGCCCGCACGGTGGAATGA
- a CDS encoding MOSC and FAD-binding oxidoreductase domain-containing protein, with translation MPRLLSLNVGKPKDVPWQGRTVHTGIFKYPVDGPVMVRRLNIDGDGQGDLGGHGGENRAVLVYQRQSYEFWRGELGRDDLEYGQFGENFTVDGLPDDEVHIGDRYRIGEAEFEVTQPRVTCFRVGMRLGEPRIPALLVAHHRPGFYLRVIREGRVRAGDEIVRTRTGRHEMSVAAVDALLYLPGRDPADLRKAVDIPALSPGWLGSFRDLLAEDEHKAEQEPEAVAWTGFRDLRVSRVVPESTTVTSIHLTTPDGSPLPRPAPGQFLTLRVPGAGDPAPVRSYSLSAMPSDSEYRISVKRETPGAVSGFLHTRLAAGAILPVAAPRGDFVLADDDSPVLLISAGIGVTPVLAMLHALAAAGSTRDIRWLHTTHSAAEHAFAGEARKLLAGLPHAREYVRYTADTPPPGTPDTRRGRLDRATLSTLDLPVDATAYVCGPGGFMTATREALVGLGLAPGRVHSELFGALPAINPGIVGAVHATPHPPATPPGTGPQVTFARSGLSVPWSEDYPNVLEFAEACDVPTRWSCRSGVCQTCVTPVLSGEVGYEPGPLEDPPPGTTLVCCARPRSDLVLDL, from the coding sequence GTGCCCAGACTGCTGTCGCTCAACGTCGGGAAGCCGAAGGACGTGCCCTGGCAGGGCCGGACCGTCCACACCGGAATCTTCAAGTACCCCGTCGACGGCCCGGTGATGGTCCGCCGGCTCAACATCGACGGTGACGGGCAGGGCGATCTGGGCGGCCACGGCGGCGAGAACCGCGCGGTGCTCGTCTACCAGCGCCAGTCCTACGAGTTCTGGCGCGGCGAACTGGGCCGTGACGACCTCGAATACGGCCAGTTCGGCGAGAACTTCACCGTCGACGGCCTGCCCGACGACGAGGTGCACATCGGTGACCGCTACCGGATCGGGGAGGCCGAGTTCGAGGTCACCCAGCCGCGCGTCACGTGCTTCCGGGTGGGCATGCGCCTCGGCGAGCCGCGGATCCCGGCGCTGCTGGTCGCGCACCACCGGCCCGGCTTCTACCTCCGGGTGATTCGCGAAGGCCGGGTCCGGGCGGGTGACGAGATCGTCCGCACCCGGACCGGGCGCCACGAGATGAGCGTCGCCGCCGTCGACGCGCTGCTCTACCTGCCCGGCCGCGACCCCGCCGATCTCCGCAAGGCCGTCGACATCCCGGCGCTCAGCCCCGGCTGGCTGGGGTCGTTCCGCGACCTGCTCGCCGAAGACGAGCACAAAGCCGAACAAGAGCCCGAAGCCGTGGCCTGGACCGGGTTCCGTGACCTGCGCGTCTCCCGCGTCGTGCCGGAGAGCACGACCGTCACGTCGATCCACCTCACCACCCCGGACGGCTCGCCGCTCCCCCGGCCCGCGCCCGGCCAGTTCCTCACGCTCCGCGTCCCCGGGGCCGGCGACCCGGCGCCGGTCCGCAGCTACTCGCTCTCGGCGATGCCGTCGGATTCCGAGTACCGGATCAGCGTGAAGCGGGAGACCCCCGGCGCGGTGAGCGGGTTCCTGCACACCCGGCTGGCCGCCGGCGCGATCCTGCCGGTCGCCGCGCCCCGCGGCGACTTCGTCCTGGCCGACGACGACTCCCCGGTGCTGCTGATCTCCGCGGGCATCGGTGTCACGCCGGTCCTGGCGATGCTGCACGCGCTGGCGGCGGCCGGCAGCACCCGCGACATCCGCTGGCTGCACACCACGCATTCGGCCGCCGAACACGCCTTCGCCGGCGAAGCGCGCAAGCTGCTGGCCGGTCTCCCCCACGCCCGCGAGTACGTCCGCTACACGGCGGACACCCCGCCGCCCGGCACGCCGGACACCCGGCGCGGCCGCCTCGACCGGGCCACTTTGTCCACTTTGGACCTGCCGGTCGACGCGACCGCATACGTTTGCGGTCCCGGCGGATTCATGACCGCGACGCGGGAAGCGCTCGTCGGGCTCGGGCTGGCACCCGGCCGGGTCCACAGTGAACTGTTCGGCGCCCTGCCGGCGATCAACCCCGGGATCGTCGGCGCCGTCCACGCGACACCCCACCCGCCGGCCACTCCGCCGGGCACCGGTCCCCAGGTCACCTTCGCCCGCAGCGGGCTGAGCGTGCCGTGGAGCGAGGACTACCCGAACGTCCTGGAGTTCGCCGAGGCGTGCGACGTCCCGACCCGCTGGTCCTGCCGGTCCGGCGTCTGCCAGACGTGCGTGACACCGGTGCTCTCGGGCGAGGTCGGGTACGAGCCCGGCCCCCTGGAGGATCCGCCGCCGGGCACGACCCTCGTGTGCTGCGCCCGGCCGCGGTCGGACCTGGTGCTGGACCTGTGA
- a CDS encoding CGNR zinc finger domain-containing protein — translation MSFEKLLLDLLNSTPVRNGAPEDDLADEALGRSWLAAHGQPASEEELRALREARAVLQRIVRGEAPAATAAPFIEDLSYRAHFADDEIQWELDPAPGHSAASRAVLAWADLTKAGGNRLRPCANPECRLFLIDHSKPNSARWCSMAVCGNRMKARRHYQRSRAESAE, via the coding sequence ATGAGCTTCGAGAAGCTGCTGCTCGACCTGCTGAACAGCACCCCCGTGCGCAACGGCGCACCCGAGGACGACCTGGCCGACGAGGCACTCGGCCGCAGCTGGCTCGCCGCCCACGGCCAGCCGGCGTCGGAAGAGGAGCTGCGCGCGCTGCGCGAGGCGCGGGCCGTGCTGCAGCGGATCGTGCGCGGCGAGGCCCCCGCGGCGACGGCCGCGCCGTTCATCGAAGACCTGAGCTACCGGGCGCACTTCGCGGACGACGAGATCCAGTGGGAACTCGACCCCGCGCCCGGCCACTCCGCCGCGTCCCGGGCCGTGCTCGCCTGGGCCGACCTCACGAAGGCCGGCGGGAACCGGCTGCGCCCGTGCGCCAACCCGGAGTGCCGGCTGTTCCTGATCGACCACAGCAAACCCAACAGCGCGCGCTGGTGCTCGATGGCGGTCTGCGGCAACCGCATGAAAGCCCGGCGGCACTACCAGCGCTCGCGCGCCGAATCCGCGGAGTGA
- a CDS encoding DUF427 domain-containing protein, whose amino-acid sequence MGLAWQQGPLSERAVGHFLVAQPLPERMAFAEPLRRRMRVRFGGQWVADSEDVVLLHEPNRYPVAYFPREDVAEGVLGTETRTTTHRDLGPAAWFTVRAGEREAPRAAWQYTGLPDHAGVLRDRVAFAWRAMDAFYEEDERILGHAADPYHRVDIRQTSRHLVVRDGDRVIADTRRPVVLYESGFAPRWYVPREDIDQTTLTPVEGRTFCPYKGLAGYFDIGSRKRAAWSYPEAWPEVARVSGFVSFEPDLVDVWLDDRKLALEPGQTVTPHGVDRGLDPDELRSRAAGVPAGTQ is encoded by the coding sequence ATGGGACTGGCATGGCAGCAAGGACCGCTCTCGGAGCGGGCGGTGGGGCACTTCCTGGTGGCGCAGCCGCTACCGGAGCGCATGGCGTTCGCCGAGCCGCTCCGCCGCCGGATGCGCGTCCGCTTCGGCGGGCAGTGGGTGGCCGACAGCGAGGACGTCGTGCTCCTGCACGAGCCGAACCGCTACCCGGTGGCGTACTTCCCGCGCGAAGACGTCGCCGAAGGCGTGCTCGGCACCGAGACCCGCACGACGACCCACCGCGACCTCGGCCCGGCCGCGTGGTTCACCGTGCGGGCGGGCGAGCGGGAGGCGCCGCGGGCGGCCTGGCAGTACACCGGGCTCCCGGACCACGCCGGCGTCCTGCGCGATCGCGTCGCCTTCGCCTGGCGGGCGATGGACGCGTTCTACGAAGAGGACGAGCGGATCCTCGGGCACGCGGCCGACCCGTACCACCGCGTCGACATCCGGCAGACGTCCCGGCACCTGGTGGTGCGTGACGGAGACCGCGTCATCGCCGACACCCGGCGCCCGGTCGTGCTCTACGAGTCCGGCTTCGCACCCCGCTGGTACGTGCCGCGCGAAGACATCGACCAGACGACGTTGACGCCGGTCGAGGGCCGGACTTTCTGCCCCTACAAGGGGTTGGCCGGCTACTTCGACATCGGCTCCCGCAAGCGCGCCGCCTGGTCGTACCCCGAGGCGTGGCCCGAGGTGGCGCGCGTGTCCGGGTTCGTCTCGTTCGAACCGGACCTCGTCGACGTCTGGCTGGACGACCGCAAGCTGGCCCTCGAACCGGGCCAGACGGTGACCCCCCACGGCGTCGACCGCGGCTTGGATCCGGACGAGCTGCGGTCGCGCGCCGCAGGCGTTCCTGCTGGAACGCAGTGA
- a CDS encoding SDR family oxidoreductase, which produces MSTTLKDRRVLVVGRGSGIARAVTLALREAGAAVVVAGRDPEALAAAYDDPGVTAERADLTDEAGVAALAGRLGRVDHVVSTASARARGAVGDLDHDTVLKSFEVKVLGPILLAKHIAPRMPEDGSFVFFSGSSARKPAAGMLAVGATNAAVDVVTRGLAVELAPIRVTAVSPGTIDTGAYDGLGAEKKAELFATRTATNPARRIGRPEDIADAVVFALTSTFLTGVTLGVDGGEPLV; this is translated from the coding sequence ATGTCCACCACCTTGAAAGACCGCCGCGTGCTCGTCGTCGGCCGCGGCAGCGGGATCGCCCGCGCTGTCACCCTTGCCCTCCGGGAGGCGGGCGCGGCGGTCGTCGTCGCCGGTCGTGATCCGGAAGCCCTCGCTGCGGCCTACGACGACCCGGGCGTCACGGCCGAGCGAGCCGACCTCACCGACGAAGCCGGCGTCGCCGCGCTGGCCGGGCGGCTCGGCCGGGTCGACCACGTCGTGTCGACGGCTTCGGCCCGCGCCCGCGGCGCGGTCGGCGACCTCGACCACGACACCGTGCTGAAGTCGTTCGAGGTCAAGGTGCTCGGCCCGATCCTGCTGGCCAAGCACATCGCCCCACGCATGCCCGAGGACGGCTCGTTCGTCTTCTTCTCGGGCTCGTCCGCCCGCAAGCCCGCCGCCGGCATGCTCGCGGTGGGCGCGACCAACGCGGCCGTCGACGTCGTGACCCGCGGCCTCGCCGTCGAGCTGGCGCCGATCCGCGTCACCGCGGTCTCGCCGGGCACGATCGACACCGGCGCCTACGACGGCCTCGGCGCGGAGAAGAAGGCCGAGCTGTTCGCCACCCGCACGGCCACGAACCCCGCGCGGCGCATCGGCCGCCCCGAGGACATCGCCGACGCGGTCGTCTTCGCGCTCACCAGCACCTTCCTGACCGGCGTCACACTCGGCGTCGACGGCGGCGAACC